GGATGAGATGGAAATTGCAAGGTGTGATCTACATGGCTTTTAGGATATCTCGTTGGTGGGCTTGCTagtgttccatgggttgtggcccggaacaTATCCTTGAGatgtggctcaggataggggttaagcacatggcattctatgggttgttgcccggaatgacttcccttgagttgtggctcgggatagcagATGAATACGagaaactcttgagttgtggctcaagttggcgagtgttgccggtgtgagtgtgctggttgtggccagtacggatgggtccagatggattgccctccttagtattTAGCTGACGCATTTGGTAGTCTTGAgacgttacggactatgttcgtatttgggaactccacttggcgttacggtgtgtgatccgtagcatggtttccgcacgtgctctatcggttatggctgataggtgtggcagcaaggcgcCTAGAGatactcactagaagatgtagaacactgctAGCATGGTTGTGGCcgtgtggaaggaatggaacgAGTTTCATTGATGTGCTTTGatattacatggttgtggccatgtggtagGAAGGGAACGAGTTTCCTTGTTGTGCACTGatattacatggttgtggcTACGCGGAAGGAACGGGGCGAGTCTTCCTTGTTGTGCATTGAGATTACATGGTTCTGGCCATGTGgtgaaatgttttttatatatggTTGTGGTCATGCGGAATAAACGAAAGGATTTTTCTGTTGatgtactatatatatatatatatatatatggttgatttatatataatctTGTGTTATctttttagctcaccctatctgcttgtgtttggcgatgattgtgtatgcggtacacgtgagcaaaTGAAATTGTAGGTGGAGCTAGTGAGGCTTAGCCGCGGAGTGGGGAAAAGCCTAggagttttatattattttaatttcgaATATCTTGTAAACTCGTATGGGAGGCTTTATTATTATGTTCAgtttttatgaattatgaacTTTGGTTTTAATTGcaattaataaaatgttataaatttcccgcgtttttgggaaatggggTTTTATTAATTGCGGcttaattacttttctttattttattatttaaatccgtaatatccggtcgggatgttacatttgagGTATtagagcaatggttttcaaaagatttttagGGTCTCTGGGAGTGAGCTGACTGTGTGTTGCTTGTGAGATCATTTTGATCATTGATTGTGATTGTTAACTAACTTTTGGTATAAAGTCTTAACCAAAGTTGTTTGATGTGAACAGTGATATGTGGCGTGCTCAGGCTTTGGCAAATAGGCGGATGAGGAATAATGTTGGGGCCGATGAGATCGCGCAGGCGATACATCAGATGGTGGATATTATGCAGCCCATTGCAGCGCAACCTAGAGACGTGGTAGCACCCACACGCCCTGTGACGATGGAGGACTTTATGAGGCATAAGCCCTCAAAATTCATGGGCAAATCCACTCTGGACGAAGCTGACGCATGGCTCAAGGAGTGTGAGAAAATTTGCAGAGTTATAGAGTGCCCTGATGCACAAAAGCTGACTTTCATTACATTCTTACTGGTGGTGAACGCTGAATACTGGTGGGCAGGCATGCAGCAGCTCATGTAGACCAGGGACGAGGAGGTTACCTGGACTTCTTTCTGAACGAGAATCCTGGAGAAGTATTTTCCAAACAGTGTCAGGCACGAGAGAGAGGCAAAATTCCTCACGTTCCAACAGGGGAACCTGACTATGCAGTCATACACAGACATATTTGAGTATCTAGCGAGGTTCTATTCGCCCACCGTCACCGAGGAGTGGAGATGTAGAAAATATGAGGGCGGGCTGAAACGCGAGCTTCGTCATTTCATTGTACCTCTCCGGATCAGGGAGTTTCCAGTCTTGGTGGAACAAGCCAAGGCTGTTGAGCAGCTAGAGACAGGGCCCAACAGAGTGGCTAGATCTTAGAAGAATACCACTAATTCACGGTAGTAGAAGAAGCCGTACGACAGGCCACAAAGTTTGGCCAAGAAATTACGGTGCTATAACTGTGGTGGAGAGCATCTACTGCTATCTACAATCTCTATCCAACAGAATATGAGGATATTACAAGGTTAGAGATGGAACCTACAAGGAATTATCATCTACTGAGAGGAGTCCTCCTCAATGCCTCACGAAGACTATTTTTAACTCCAACCAACAACCCATCACAAAactacaaaaagaagaaaataaatgcCTCTTACGTTGTTAGTATATGGATAAAAAATAAGGATAAGCAACAACCACTCTTTCAAGaaaatatacatgaaattttggaatttgttctgaagaagaaaatgaaggaaTTAGAGCACAAGCAAACAGAGAGACTGCAACAAATCGTTGAAACTCTCACTAACCATAGTCTACTCTTACTTAGTTCATTTAGAGTCTTAAACCATCCTCTTTTGACACACAATCCAAACCCTCTCAACcgtaatatatttttcatttgctAGTATAACAAGCAATTTGTCATTTATTTCTGCACTCagtttatcaaaattgaatgtcttATCCTTCATTATCTAATCTTTGAAACACATCTCTAAAATATTAGCATTTCCATTCTCTGATATTTTCTCTGATCTTTATGCCAATATACTCTAGTTATTAGCTCTAATAAAAGCTCTAATAATCCTGCTCtgatatttattgtttaataaaagaaattattttccaaattatttttcaacaattGGTTTTTGAGTATATAAGAGTCTATAACAAGTGGTATTTAAGTCTATTATATTTAGCTTTGTTACTATGTTTTTAATCAACAAGTGGTACCTTAGTCTATACACTTTACTATGATATTTGCTTACTCTGATATCGATGTTTGCTCTAATAGATGATTATATCTAAAAACCTCAACAAGAAATTTGTAATCCATAATCTAAGTACACAAAACATGTTTAAATTGTAACAAgtgatataatttaattaaattttgttgacaCTATAAATGTTTCAAAAATGATCAGCTAATTGTTAtctttcataattataattttgtcatCGTCAAAGAGGGAAAAATTGTTAGAACTAGATGCTACAAACCACATTTGTTAGAACTGATTATACTTCTTAGATGCTATAGTGTCTAATGAGTTGGAAAATACAAGAAATGATTATACTtgatatatatttgattatctaATATGTGTTCATGAGTTTCAAGCAAgttttatcaaaacaaaaattagtagacaatagatgaaataaaaagGTTAGATGAAACAAGTTTGGAAGTGAAAAGTAGATGGGTCAAGTCAAAGACATGAATCTGATGATAAGGTAACTTCACCAAACAAGTCAAAGTTGATAAGGTAATTTGTATTGATGAGAAGACTAATGTCAAAACAACCAGATGAGAAAAGTCAATGAAGTCACCCGAAGAGTGAAGTCAATAGATGAGTACTACTACCAGACAATTAAATTGATCAGATGAATTGGAAGTCAAACGTAGTGACCAAACGAGCCAATATAAGTTGACCAGacgattaaaattaaaagtaagacTAGACAAGAAGAAAGTGAAATCAAATAAGTATATCGAGTAGATGAGTCAATTGTAAGTTGAATAGAAGAGTAAAAATCAAAGTAAGACCACTCAAGATGAAAGTCAATTCCAATGAGTCAAGCAAGGATATTGAGTAGGCAAGTCAAATGTGAGTTAACTAGACAACACAAGAAAGTCAAAGCTGACCAAACTAAGTCTACAAAGGGTTCCAAATGATTCATCAAACAAGACAAATAATTAAGCGTAATTATCATTTGTTCAAAGAAAATCTGAATGTTGGAAAGGAAGATTAAATCAACAAGTATCATATCAAGATTTATCTAGAATGAGAAGAAATCTTATTGGTTGAAGATCTGATTGAAGAAGAGACGTATCTGAATATCATTTATGTTGATTGAAGATTGTGAATATTGAAGAATTTTATATCTTATGTgatttaaatcaatcaagagtAAGGAAATATTCTTTATATTACAAATTGCTTGAAGAATATCATGAAGATTACATTCAAAGCCACAATGGTAAAACGAATTGAAGAACgaagaaattcaaattgaagaaatacaagaaagaaaatattgaataataagAATATGCAAATACCCTGATAGATATATCAATACCTTCCTTATAGATGAAgatattgaagtaaaaataaaatattcaaagatggAAACATATTAAGAGTCATATTCTACTACGTGATTATAAATATCAAAGCCTAgatgaaaaagaagagaaagaacaattGAACATATATAGAATGAGAACAAGCAGTATACATTATCGAGATAAAATTCATATACACACAAAGATCATAGAATTAAATCCTATTATTTGTGAGATATATTGGATTGTGTGATTAAACATTGCAAAATTCTTCACATTACATTGTGAAGTATACTTTGTGAGATTTGATAGTGTTCTCTTAATTTGAGTGTTATTGTCATTTCATTTGTGAGTTCTCAATCTCAAGGGAGATTGAGAAAGATACTTGAAGATGTTTATAATATTAGCTTGGAGAGGGTTACTCTCGTTGCATCATGAAGAGGGTGATACTCGTTCTAATCAAGTGTTTTGATCAGTGGAATATCTTAAGCATGTTGCTTAAGAGACTAGATGTGCCTTAGTGCGTGGAATGAACTAATATAAATCTTATGTGTGCAATCTCTTCCTTATACTCTGATTAATTTTCATTGCACAAATTAGACAATATGTCTATAGGCTCTATTCGTTCCCCACTTTTAGAGCCACCTTGAACTAAAAGTTTGAACAAATGTGAATCCTTCTGAATAATTTTGAAGCTCTTGGGTAGATATTTTTGAAGTTTTGGGAACCCAAGACAACAACCATtgtaagaaatatgaaaaaatatttttaatgggtaaaataaattgaatggaTGAAGATTATATGATGGAGCTTGGTGGAGACATGAAGCTCCAAGTGCAGCGGAAATGATGGAGGAAGCATGGAAGAGTGGAAGGCAAGTTTGTAGGCTCTTGCTTGCAATGGATAGGTGAAAGGATGAATGATTTATAGGTGGATCTAGCCTAGCAAGGGGGCTAGAGGTAAAAAGAGTAAGCTTTCTAAAAGATGACTCTCAAATGGCAATAGTGAGGAGTGTTCTCAACTCAAAGTGTTtattgcacaaaaattcaagagtgaGTACAATGCTGAAAAATTAAGGCTTTTATACTCAAGCCATTACACATGAGGAATCTTGACCCTTGGatgagaaggagaaagcatcTTGGCCTTTGAtgctagcttggagaagaaggcttgatcttggccattggatgatgacttggaaaaggaggaagcattcctaacccttcgATGCTTTAGATCCATGAGTTGTaagaagaagtgttgacttccacttagtccaccttagCTCTTTtgatggccaaatctcctattgggcttagtcaagcccaattttatcaattcaactattcattgtttgacttattattctagaaagcaaagcctaaacaatgggccaatattattgctattctattgctctttgatacacctcttcaaatcttcacatcttctttggcccatgtgaagagtatgagaagtccatgtgggtttgggccatcttgaatgaagcccaatttgatcttttttagcatgccccttgttattgggcctcttgatgggcttgggttTGAAGGTGCACGATGGCCATGGATTGGGCCTTGaccatgatttgggcctaggcattgacccaagctataagccttgttgggatcacatcattatatttaaattattatgttgatgatataatgaaaatatgtgGTAGCTTAGCTTTAAGACCTTTGGGAATGGCGAGAGATAGAGTACACGAGACATCTACATTAGATGAGTTTATTGATTAGATGAGTGGAGATATAATTCTAAATAAGGGTTAGTTAGAGATATAATTATAAGTTGGAGGCGAGATCATATAATCCAGGggacttagtttggagaatggcgaGTGAGCCCCGTAAGCATGATGAAAAGTTCTCAACCAATTGGGAATGGCCTTTTCGCGTCTGCGAGGTGATCAACAAAGTAGTGTATATGCTGAAAAATATATATCGACAGCTTAAAATGGATCGCacttgaaattttattattgttaatcaTTCTATTGTATTTCTTGAGTGCATACTCTTTCCTACTTCGTTCTTtcttccctaaggagggttttgacGGAGAAGGTTTTAATGAGGCATCCATTTAATAAGATGAtgcatcatttttatttatatcagtttacatatttctaaaaataaattcctACTCAATTGGGTAAGGAAGCTTCATTGACCGAGATGATTCCCCCCActacttatattattattgggTAAGGAAGCTTTATCAACTAAGATGATCCCTCCCATTACTTATACTATTATTGGGTAAGAAGTTTCATTCATCGAGATGATTCTGTTACTTATATTTGAGTAAGGAAGTTTAATCACAAAGATCATCTCTCCTACTGCTTATACTATATATACTTCAcgattattataatattttatgagatAAGCACGTATATAGTAAAGATCAAAAGATTTATTTCTTATGGTGCCTGTCTAAATCAAAATGCCTTAAAAAGTAAGGCTCATTTAGTGCAAAAACTACTAGGGCAACatcagaaaacaaaaaacataatgtaacaaaaacataaactttatGATAAGGGGTCTTCACATTTCTTCAAGAGAAGGGGGATTCTAGGCATTTGTGGAGTTGGGCTTAGCATTACCTATCTCTTCAATAGGTATTAAGGCTCCATTGTGCTCATATTTATCAAGGCTCCATTGAACAAAAGTGACGTTTGACGTAGAGCCCTGTGAAAACCTTCTGGATGCTGagataatatgttattttccaACTCCTTGACAAGTTTGATGATCGATGCATGCTCATGGTTTTTTGTTGCGAGTTCTTCTTCCAGCTCCTTAGTGACCAGCAAGGAACTTTTTGCTTTCCTTCTCGGCCTCCGTGCATCGAGATTTAAATAGAGTTGCGCTCAGATATGAGTTGGGGTATCTCTTTTTCCACATAATCCAGCTGACTCAGTGCATCCTACTTCTCTTTATTTGTTGTGGTAAGTGCCTTCTTCAAATTATCTATTGACTTAGTGCATCTTTTTTCTTAGCACATTGTCTAGTTGGCGACCCATCACCATAACTCTAGATTGAAATTCATTAAGTACATACAATAAGATTTCGACACTAAAACAACTTCTTCTGGCGTTAAGGTAATATTTTTACCTCCATTAATCTTCCATAAGCATTAAAGAATGCCTCTAATGAGCTATCCAAGTCTAAAGCTTCAGTACATGCATGTTTTGGCAATGGAGGACAAGGTGTTCCCAACCCTGTAGACTTTTATTTCCTCTTACTCTTTTTCTTCTCAACAGGAGGGGGTTTGAGAACTTCTTTTTTCCTCAAAGCCTTCTTGGTCGTAGTTGGATCATTCACACCTTCACAAGCAGCCGTAACAACGacttttttcttctcctttttctcttcttctaaTCTTTTCTTTCTTAGTTCAAGAACACATCCTTTTGGGTAGTTTTCAGTTGCTACTATAATGTGTGCAAATGAATTTTATGGTCATTTCTTTGCAATCCATCAATGAAGAtgcaaaaaaacataatttaactaTCTTAAAACCATAAAATTCACACAATGACCATTTATTTGCAATCAATCAATGGGTAAAAATCCTAAGGAAAAATGGAGAAATAATTAACCTTTTTCACTAATGGGATTcctttcaaattcaaacaaaaagtgTCCCAAACCCCCGATCTGTGGTAACCAAGCACAAACGTGGAAGTCATGATGAAAGGAGAAGATGAATACTGATTTTTCATGCgtggaaaagaagaaagaaagtggAAGAGTTACAAACTGGCATACCTGATTTTCATTCTTGACGACGCTTACTGAAAGTGAAAGCGAAGATGGAATTTTGCAATTGTTGTAGGGTTTCGGGAAGAAGAAAGTGGGGTTTGAAAATTCCACCTTCGACAATGCCTAACACAAGCTTTCACGGACGGAAATGAATGGGGTTgggtgtaagacccgtgaaatttaattaattaattaattaattaattaatgtgggtaggagaagcctttatggcattaaatgttaacctttatgatgtgaaaaagtactagctcaagtggttgagagtacttgattgtgtgagaggacttgggttcgagtcttatgtatgtcaattatgtgttatttaatttttagtattttcaaGATATGCTTGGGTGTGATAAGTAAGGATATAATCTTTGATGTatgaatattatcatgaaatatgacaTAGTTAaattggttatgcacttgaaTTGCAATTTTGGGGTTAGGGTTTCAAACCTTggcttaaaaaaattaactttctttttgctaaacaTTTTTTGGCAAGGATGTCAAGAGGCAGGAAAACCTAGGAGGCAACCAAGGTGGGTTGTAAAACACAACTCGTAATGAGCCTTGAAAGCTAATTAAAGCCAATTTGAGTGCTAATTAGGGAGGGTTTCTGAGCAtaaaatggaacctaaaaagAGTGAGTGAGTCTGATTGGGTGGAGACAAGGGCTTGAAATCAAATTGGAATCATAAAAGGGGTTTGAAAGAGCAATTGAGCAAGAAatattcaggttaggggagttcgtATTGCTTGTTTTATTTCGCAATGATATCAATGTATGATCTGAACCATATTGAGACCGTGGAACCTGCTTTCTCTCGTTATATtcgcgtttctggatttttccagaaactgcctggctgTAGGgcatgaaccgccaggcggcttATGTGTTTTCAGCCTATTTTCTGGGTTCGcctatgaaccgcctggcggctgagggtggcccgccaggcgacgcaacgTGCGTCTTCTTATTTTTTCGTTTTGGTTGGTTTGTCAGCGATGTCATAGTGTTTGGGTTGTATTTCTATTGTACATATTTAATTGGCATGATGAATTATGGGATTGTAGTTACTAAATTGATTTGACATTGCATGAACTTGAAAATTTCATGAATATCAATTGGtgggttgatgaattggggatttcATAGTCGCACTAAATTAAAGGGAAAAGGTTAATGGAATTTTACTTATTGGAAGTTTTAGGAATGGATCATGAACCTAAACATGTGAGTACAATATGGTGCCGCCCGGCGCCACACCAGAGGTGCGTGGTGTGTTGATTCACGAAAAACActatttttcgtacttttcgcgtAATAGTaaccgccaggcgccagtcGTCTGATTTTGGGCGCTAGGCGTCACCAATTTTTCTGGTtcgcgcagttttcgtaaaactgtaTTTTccggttcgttaaccgtccgatttaggtgcaATTTttacaggtggtccataacatgtggttcttcactttgaacggtggagattggatttggaggttagtagctagagatatacattacttaatattgctgattttggagtttgtaaaatacatgaataagcctttgatgagttcaagtaacttctaatgaagcataatTGGGTGCATGTGGTAAGTTAAATTCAGAATGTATGTTAATTGGGTACGAGTGAGATAATTATGTGAGATATGGTATGGATGGTGAAACTTTACCCTAGTCGTGGTTTTGTGCTTGTGAATTTTTATTGAGGTACATATGCAATATTGACAAAAGTGTGGTGTCatgagtttataaaaatatcagaCTGTATGATCCTAAGACGGGGTGTATGTGGAATGTATGTGGCATGTTTAAAGGGGTAAGTGAAGGAGAGTACGGGTGCATGACAATACTTGATTTGATGGCATGTTTGAATGGGTGTGGTGTAATCTTATTATAGTTGTATGACTGGAAAACCAGGTTGTGTTGTAAATTGTTATGTTGTATGATTGGGATCCCTTGGGGATCTGTTTAAGTGCCAAGGAACCAGTAACAGTGcactactggtatggcgcctagcggcgcGAGCAAGCCGCTAGGCGGACGAAACACAATCAGCGACAATGGTCATAGCGCTTGGCGGTAGGGagggttccgccagg
This region of Vigna unguiculata cultivar IT97K-499-35 chromosome 5, ASM411807v1, whole genome shotgun sequence genomic DNA includes:
- the LOC114184572 gene encoding uncharacterized protein LOC114184572 translates to MWRAQALANRRMRNNVGADEIAQAIHQMVDIMQPIAAQPRDVVAPTRPVTMEDFMRHKPSKFMGKSTLDEADAWLKECEKICRVIECPDAQKLTFITFLLVVNAEYWWAGMQQLIVRHEREAKFLTFQQGNLTMQSYTDIFEYLARFYSPTVTEEWRCRKYEGGLKRELRHFIVPLRIREFPVLVEQAKAVEQLETGPNRVARS